Proteins encoded within one genomic window of Rossellomorea vietnamensis:
- a CDS encoding Na/Pi cotransporter family protein, whose protein sequence is MELNWQEMLFQFFGGLGIFLFGIKYMGDGLQKSAGERLKEILDKFTTNPFMGVLAGVFVTVLIQSSSGTTVIVVGLVSAGFMTLRQAIGVIMGANIGTTVTAFIIGVDIGEYALPIIAVGTILLFFFKNKKVHNVGQMIFGFGALFYGLELMGGGMKPLRSLEAFHDLTVSMSDNPILGVVVGTLFTVIVQSSSATIGILQELYSSNLVDLQAGLPILFGDNIGTTITAVLAALGASVAARRAAAVHVLFNLIGTTIFLIILPLFSKFVIFLQTTFNLNEPMTIAFAHGTFNITNTIIQFPFIAVLALIVTKLIPGQDSIVDYNSKHLDPVFIEQSPSIALGQAKEEVLRMGTFAVKGLQETNEFLKTKSSKNSEAAYQIEGAINNLDKKITNYLVDLSSASLSESESERHSILMDTVRDIERVGDHFENIVELVEYQQANKVKITDDAMSDLEVMFNLTIETVEKAIKSLDLNDTEIAREVAEKEDQIDKMERKLRKQHILRLNEGKCSGQAGIVYVDIISNLERIGDHAVNIAEAVLGVE, encoded by the coding sequence ATGGAATTAAATTGGCAGGAAATGTTGTTTCAGTTCTTTGGAGGATTAGGTATTTTCCTCTTTGGGATAAAGTATATGGGGGACGGTCTTCAGAAGTCAGCCGGTGAACGCCTCAAGGAAATACTTGATAAGTTCACGACCAATCCGTTCATGGGAGTGCTGGCAGGGGTTTTTGTTACCGTCCTGATCCAGTCGAGTAGTGGTACGACGGTTATCGTTGTCGGGCTGGTAAGCGCCGGTTTCATGACCTTGAGACAAGCAATCGGTGTCATCATGGGTGCCAATATCGGTACGACGGTGACAGCCTTCATCATTGGTGTGGACATTGGGGAGTATGCCCTTCCGATCATTGCCGTAGGTACCATCTTGTTATTCTTCTTCAAGAATAAAAAAGTCCACAACGTTGGACAAATGATCTTTGGCTTCGGTGCCTTATTCTATGGGCTCGAATTAATGGGTGGAGGAATGAAACCTTTACGCTCATTGGAAGCATTCCATGATTTGACCGTCAGCATGAGTGATAATCCGATTCTTGGAGTGGTAGTCGGTACATTGTTCACCGTGATTGTGCAAAGTTCATCTGCCACGATCGGTATCCTTCAGGAGCTGTACAGCTCAAACCTGGTTGACTTACAGGCAGGTCTGCCTATCTTATTCGGGGATAACATCGGGACAACCATCACAGCGGTATTGGCTGCACTGGGTGCGTCAGTCGCTGCCAGGCGAGCTGCGGCGGTACATGTACTCTTTAACTTAATCGGAACAACCATATTCTTGATCATATTGCCGTTATTCTCAAAGTTTGTTATTTTTCTACAAACTACATTCAACCTGAATGAGCCAATGACCATTGCATTTGCTCATGGTACTTTCAATATAACGAATACCATCATTCAATTTCCGTTCATCGCCGTATTGGCACTGATCGTAACGAAGTTGATCCCAGGTCAGGACTCTATCGTGGATTATAATTCTAAACACCTGGATCCTGTATTCATCGAACAATCTCCATCCATCGCGTTGGGTCAGGCAAAAGAAGAAGTTCTCCGCATGGGAACATTTGCCGTTAAAGGATTACAGGAAACAAATGAGTTCTTAAAGACAAAGAGCTCGAAAAATTCAGAAGCAGCTTATCAAATAGAAGGTGCCATCAATAATCTTGATAAGAAAATCACGAACTATCTTGTTGATCTATCATCTGCTTCCCTCTCGGAATCTGAATCCGAGCGTCATTCGATCCTGATGGATACGGTTCGGGATATTGAACGCGTTGGAGATCATTTTGAAAACATTGTTGAGTTAGTTGAATACCAGCAAGCCAACAAAGTGAAAATCACCGATGATGCCATGTCCGATCTTGAAGTCATGTTCAATTTGACGATTGAAACAGTTGAAAAAGCGATCAAGTCTCTGGATTTGAACGACACTGAAATTGCGAGAGAAGTGGCGGAGAAGGAAGACCAGATCGATAAAATGGAACGTAAGCTCCGCAAACAGCATATCCTGCGTCTGAACGAAGGGAAATGTTCGGGTCAAGCTGGTATCGTATACGTAGATATCATCAGTAACCTGGAACGTATTGGAGATCATGCCGTCAATATTGCTGAAGCAGTATTGGGAGTAGAATAA
- a CDS encoding MFS transporter, with amino-acid sequence MSSFKRILGDIDLTKDLTLLLLIGGLYSLSIALSNTFVNIYLWKQSGEFIDLGVYNLTVVIFQPLTFILAGRLAKKVDRVIVLRFGVIFLALFYISVLAFGESAEDYLVVLGALLGIGYGFYWLAFNVLTFEITEPETRDFFNGFLGTLTSAGGMIGPILAGFIISRFASFKGYTIVFGISLFLFFLAVIMSFFLKRRPASGRYLFLRILEERKHNHNWRSITNAHFFQGLREGTFIFIISVFVFISTGSEFAIGTFGLINSGIAFVGYYVASRVIKKQLRKRAILLGGILLYLAIFLIVFDVTYTKLLLYAGVIAIAYPILLVPYISMTYDVIGTGWNAAEMRIEYIVVREIFLNLGRIVSVLAFIVAVTFFNQEESIPILLLILGAGHTLIYLFVRKVVLPL; translated from the coding sequence ATGAGCAGCTTTAAAAGAATATTAGGTGACATTGATTTAACGAAAGATCTGACTTTGCTCCTGTTGATTGGGGGATTGTACTCCTTGAGTATCGCCCTCTCGAACACTTTTGTGAACATATACTTATGGAAACAGTCAGGTGAATTCATTGATTTGGGTGTCTATAATTTAACCGTTGTCATCTTTCAGCCCCTGACATTTATTTTAGCTGGAAGGTTGGCAAAGAAAGTGGACCGGGTGATTGTATTACGCTTCGGTGTTATTTTTTTGGCTCTCTTTTACATATCCGTTTTGGCATTCGGAGAATCGGCAGAAGATTATCTTGTCGTGTTGGGAGCGTTACTTGGAATCGGCTATGGATTCTACTGGTTAGCCTTCAATGTGTTGACCTTCGAAATCACAGAACCAGAAACGAGGGATTTCTTCAATGGCTTCCTCGGCACTCTGACGTCCGCCGGGGGGATGATCGGACCGATCCTCGCCGGTTTCATCATTTCAAGGTTTGCTTCCTTCAAGGGGTATACCATTGTATTCGGAATCTCTCTGTTCCTTTTTTTCCTCGCGGTTATTATGAGCTTCTTCCTTAAGAGGAGGCCGGCATCCGGGCGCTACCTTTTCCTTAGGATCCTCGAGGAAAGAAAGCACAACCACAATTGGCGCTCCATCACCAATGCCCACTTTTTCCAGGGACTGAGGGAAGGAACCTTCATCTTTATCATATCGGTGTTTGTATTCATCAGTACGGGAAGTGAATTTGCCATCGGTACCTTTGGTTTGATCAACTCAGGCATTGCCTTTGTGGGCTATTATGTCGCTTCCAGGGTCATAAAGAAACAATTGAGGAAACGCGCCATCCTACTAGGTGGTATCCTTCTTTATCTGGCCATATTCCTGATCGTATTTGATGTCACGTATACGAAATTATTGCTTTATGCAGGTGTCATTGCCATTGCCTATCCCATCTTGTTGGTCCCCTATATCTCTATGACATACGATGTGATCGGTACGGGATGGAACGCAGCTGAAATGAGAATCGAGTATATAGTCGTAAGGGAAATCTTCTTGAACCTGGGAAGGATCGTCTCAGTCCTTGCTTTCATTGTGGCCGTGACTTTCTTTAATCAGGAAGAGAGCATCCCGATACTTCTATTGATACTTGGGGCAGGACATACCCTGATTTACTTATTTGTACGGAAAGTCGTGCTGCCTTTATAA
- a CDS encoding MFS transporter, with translation MREKLLPFVIGLLPILMVLGNSMLIPILPDIEEDLHLGSRWSGFILSSFTIPAALVIPFTGILSDRYGRKRLIGISLWIMILGSILCIFNGGLISLFMLGRGLQGVGAAGTMPLAMALIGDLYQGEERSRMLGSLEVFNGIGKVAAPLIGATLAQLVLWDQSFWVFPVISFVILVGLRQTVESTKGFRKLDVKAFSAVFRSKGRLLIPLYVIGGTGLFLLFGILFYLSYHIENTFHIDGFFKGFSFIFPLGAMTICSYWCGKRLKTDEELGWTYLKCGLITMSLPLGLLIFFSSLGSLMFFLTISFGGLGLTLPVINTFITGSVSEQERGMVVSLYGAVRFGGVALGPVAFGVWRQDPAQMYIITFGFTLMNILLFALLSVRRKGEARIEI, from the coding sequence ATGAGAGAGAAGCTTCTCCCGTTTGTGATCGGTTTACTGCCCATATTGATGGTACTGGGGAATTCCATGCTGATTCCCATTCTTCCTGATATTGAAGAAGACTTGCATTTAGGGAGCAGATGGTCAGGATTCATTTTAAGTTCTTTTACAATCCCTGCAGCTTTGGTCATACCCTTTACAGGGATATTGTCTGATCGCTATGGACGTAAACGGTTGATCGGCATTTCGCTATGGATCATGATTCTCGGGAGTATTTTGTGTATCTTCAACGGAGGGCTCATTAGCCTCTTTATGCTTGGAAGAGGACTGCAAGGTGTCGGTGCAGCAGGGACGATGCCTCTCGCAATGGCATTGATCGGTGATCTTTATCAAGGCGAGGAGCGCTCAAGGATGCTTGGTTCATTGGAGGTATTCAATGGTATTGGCAAAGTGGCAGCTCCACTTATTGGTGCCACCCTCGCCCAACTCGTTCTTTGGGATCAGTCTTTTTGGGTGTTCCCCGTGATTTCTTTCGTGATCTTAGTCGGCCTGCGACAAACAGTCGAATCAACTAAAGGTTTTCGGAAACTGGATGTGAAAGCATTCTCTGCCGTTTTTAGATCGAAGGGCAGGCTGCTGATCCCTCTCTATGTCATCGGGGGAACCGGCTTATTTTTATTATTCGGCATTCTCTTCTATCTTTCCTACCATATTGAAAATACTTTTCATATTGATGGTTTTTTTAAAGGATTCTCGTTCATTTTTCCCCTTGGGGCGATGACGATCTGTTCGTATTGGTGCGGAAAAAGACTGAAAACTGATGAGGAATTGGGTTGGACCTATTTGAAATGCGGGTTAATCACCATGAGCCTCCCATTAGGATTATTGATCTTTTTTTCTTCATTGGGATCACTGATGTTTTTTCTCACCATAAGCTTTGGGGGATTGGGATTGACGCTTCCAGTCATCAATACCTTCATAACGGGAAGCGTATCTGAACAAGAAAGGGGAATGGTTGTCAGCCTTTATGGTGCTGTACGTTTCGGTGGGGTGGCTTTGGGCCCTGTCGCCTTTGGGGTGTGGAGGCAGGATCCAGCACAAATGTATATCATCACATTTGGATTCACATTGATGAATATCCTCCTATTTGCCCTTTTGTCTGTGCGGAGAAAAGGGGAGGCACGTATTGAAATCTAA
- a CDS encoding peptidoglycan D,D-transpeptidase FtsI family protein — MKEGLEDLKKNKRKRKTHVPVRMNLLFFAVFLLFSLLVLRLGLVQIVNGESYKKEVERTEDVVVNTGVPRGKMYDRYGNVIVDNIPLNAITYTRANNTKIDEMIEVASRLSRFIEKDTGDVTERDKKDYWIIKHPEAADAKVSDGEIKKLQSNEELSEDDVNKKVYQMRLDRITEKELNSLTENDLEIIAIYREFSSGYALNPQIVKNEGVTPEEFATVSEHLSELPGVNTTTDWKRSYVFDDTLRTILGNVSSSREGLPKNLVDSYLAQDYNRNDRVGKSYVELEYEDVLQGQKEQIKNVTKGGSVLESVLVQQGQRGKDIVLTIDMELQREVEKIIEEELSKQIVHRDASPDLDRAYVVMIDPNTGEILAMAGKQYVKNPETGKYEMRDAALGTFTSSYEVGSVVKGATVLTGYMTGKLTPGEVLIDEPLRIKGTNPKTSWFNKYQQIPMTDLYALEKSSNAYMWKVALKIAGGRYVPNEPIVNNPAAFDVFRNHYAQFGLGVPTGIDLPGESAGLTGTKTDPGFLLDLAIGQFDTYTTMQLAQYVSTIANDGYRVQPHIMKEIREPTNEKESLGPILFEKETNVLNRIDATQEQIEHVQKGFYRVYHNPEGTGYLFHDAPYNAAGKSGTAETYIDGELSYNTTLIGYAPYNNPEVAYATVVPASHIQASGVADPYVNKYISRRVMDKYFELKKKRAEEEKDPTSVNKKVENAEEAEEQMQKEREQNN, encoded by the coding sequence ATAAAGGAAGGGCTGGAAGACTTGAAAAAAAATAAGAGAAAAAGAAAGACGCATGTTCCCGTCAGGATGAATCTGCTGTTTTTTGCTGTGTTCTTATTATTTTCCCTTCTTGTACTTAGACTTGGACTTGTTCAGATCGTGAATGGGGAAAGCTATAAAAAAGAAGTGGAAAGAACCGAAGACGTCGTGGTCAATACTGGTGTGCCACGCGGGAAAATGTATGACCGTTATGGGAATGTGATCGTCGATAATATTCCGCTGAATGCCATTACGTATACACGGGCCAATAATACAAAGATCGATGAAATGATCGAAGTCGCGTCCAGGCTATCCCGGTTCATCGAAAAAGATACAGGGGACGTGACAGAGCGGGACAAAAAGGATTATTGGATCATCAAGCATCCTGAAGCAGCCGATGCAAAAGTTTCGGACGGGGAAATCAAAAAGCTCCAAAGCAATGAAGAACTGTCTGAAGATGACGTAAATAAAAAAGTGTATCAAATGAGACTCGACCGGATTACCGAGAAAGAACTGAATTCCCTCACTGAAAATGACCTTGAAATCATCGCCATTTATCGTGAGTTCTCCAGTGGCTATGCGCTGAATCCGCAGATTGTGAAGAATGAAGGAGTCACTCCGGAGGAATTCGCAACGGTCAGTGAGCATCTGAGTGAACTTCCAGGTGTCAACACGACGACAGATTGGAAGCGTTCCTACGTATTTGATGATACGTTACGGACGATTTTGGGGAACGTGTCCTCATCAAGGGAAGGACTGCCAAAGAACTTGGTGGATTCCTATTTAGCTCAGGATTATAACCGGAATGATCGCGTAGGTAAGAGCTATGTAGAACTTGAATATGAAGATGTTCTCCAAGGACAAAAGGAACAGATCAAGAACGTAACCAAAGGCGGAAGTGTGCTCGAGTCCGTCCTTGTTCAACAAGGACAGAGAGGTAAGGATATCGTCCTTACCATCGATATGGAACTTCAGCGGGAAGTCGAAAAAATAATCGAAGAAGAATTAAGCAAACAGATTGTCCACCGGGACGCATCTCCAGATCTCGACCGGGCATATGTCGTCATGATTGACCCGAATACCGGGGAGATCCTGGCCATGGCAGGTAAACAATATGTCAAGAATCCTGAAACGGGCAAGTACGAAATGCGGGATGCTGCACTAGGGACCTTTACATCTTCCTATGAAGTAGGTTCCGTTGTGAAGGGCGCTACGGTATTAACAGGATATATGACCGGTAAATTGACTCCGGGGGAGGTTTTGATTGATGAACCATTGAGAATCAAAGGGACTAATCCAAAAACATCCTGGTTCAATAAATACCAGCAAATCCCGATGACCGATTTATATGCACTGGAGAAGTCCTCCAACGCTTACATGTGGAAGGTTGCCTTGAAAATTGCCGGGGGCCGATATGTACCGAATGAGCCGATTGTGAACAACCCGGCAGCGTTCGATGTGTTCAGGAATCACTACGCTCAATTTGGTTTAGGTGTCCCGACAGGCATCGACCTGCCTGGTGAATCGGCCGGTCTTACAGGAACCAAGACAGATCCCGGTTTCTTACTTGACCTCGCGATCGGACAGTTTGATACGTACACCACCATGCAGCTGGCACAATATGTTTCTACCATCGCGAACGATGGTTACCGAGTACAGCCACATATTATGAAGGAAATAAGAGAACCGACCAATGAAAAGGAAAGCCTCGGTCCCATCTTGTTCGAGAAAGAGACGAATGTACTGAATCGAATCGATGCGACGCAGGAACAGATTGAACATGTACAAAAAGGTTTCTACCGTGTTTATCATAACCCTGAAGGAACGGGTTACTTATTTCACGACGCACCGTATAATGCAGCAGGTAAATCCGGTACAGCCGAGACATATATTGACGGGGAACTGAGTTATAACACCACATTGATCGGATATGCGCCTTATAATAATCCTGAGGTGGCGTATGCGACTGTGGTGCCCGCCTCTCATATCCAGGCAAGCGGCGTGGCCGATCCATATGTGAATAAGTACATCTCAAGACGGGTGATGGATAAGTACTTTGAATTAAAGAAGAAGCGTGCCGAAGAAGAGAAGGATCCTACTTCCGTAAACAAGAAAGTCGAGAATGCGGAAGAGGCAGAAGAGCAGATGCAGAAGGAAAGAGAACAGAATAACTGA
- the ispG gene encoding flavodoxin-dependent (E)-4-hydroxy-3-methylbut-2-enyl-diphosphate synthase: MIHRTKTRPVKVGNLTIGGNNEVVIQSMTTTKTHDVEATVKEIHRLEEAGCQVVRVACPDERAADAIADIKKQINIPLVVDIHFDYKLALKAIEGGADKIRINPGNIGRREKVEAVVKAAKEKGIPIRIGVNAGSLERKILEKYGYPTADGMVESALHHIKILEDLDFHDIIVSMKASDVNLAIEAYTKAAKAFDYPLHLGITESGTLFAGTVKSAAGLGAILSLGIGNTVRISLSADPVEEVKVARELLKSFGLSANAATLISCPTCGRIEIDLISIANEVEEYISTIKAPIKVAVLGCAVNGPGEAREADIGIAGARGEGLLFRKGKTVRKVPEETMVEELKKEIDKIAEEYFAKQEAEKKEQEQV; this comes from the coding sequence ATTATACATCGTACAAAAACACGTCCTGTCAAAGTAGGTAATTTAACGATTGGCGGTAATAACGAAGTGGTCATCCAAAGTATGACCACGACCAAAACCCATGATGTTGAAGCAACGGTTAAAGAAATTCACCGTCTGGAAGAAGCAGGATGCCAGGTCGTACGGGTCGCTTGCCCGGATGAACGTGCAGCCGACGCCATTGCTGATATTAAGAAGCAAATCAATATCCCACTTGTTGTCGATATACATTTTGACTATAAATTAGCCCTGAAAGCCATCGAAGGCGGAGCAGATAAAATCCGGATCAATCCTGGGAATATCGGCCGCCGCGAAAAAGTGGAGGCTGTAGTCAAGGCAGCAAAAGAAAAAGGCATCCCGATTCGAATCGGAGTGAACGCAGGGAGCCTGGAAAGAAAAATCCTTGAGAAATACGGATACCCGACAGCTGATGGAATGGTGGAAAGTGCCCTTCACCATATTAAAATCCTTGAAGACCTCGATTTCCATGACATCATCGTATCCATGAAGGCTTCTGATGTGAACTTAGCCATCGAGGCTTACACGAAAGCTGCAAAAGCCTTCGACTACCCGCTTCACCTTGGGATTACAGAATCAGGCACTCTGTTTGCAGGTACCGTAAAAAGTGCCGCCGGCCTTGGAGCCATCCTAAGTCTTGGGATCGGTAACACAGTCCGGATTTCCTTGAGTGCGGATCCCGTCGAAGAAGTGAAAGTGGCAAGGGAATTATTGAAATCATTTGGACTCTCAGCAAATGCAGCTACATTGATTTCGTGTCCGACTTGCGGTCGTATTGAAATTGACTTGATTTCAATCGCCAATGAGGTGGAAGAATACATTTCCACGATTAAAGCACCGATCAAGGTCGCTGTACTGGGATGTGCAGTGAATGGACCTGGTGAAGCCAGAGAGGCTGATATCGGGATTGCCGGTGCCCGAGGGGAAGGACTCCTTTTCCGTAAGGGAAAAACGGTCCGTAAAGTACCTGAAGAGACCATGGTGGAAGAATTAAAGAAAGAAATTGACAAGATTGCTGAAGAATACTTCGCAAAGCAGGAAGCTGAAAAGAAAGAGCAGGAGCAAGTCTGA
- a CDS encoding DUF1189 domain-containing protein, which produces MNVFQQLYKSIYSPKDIAKFRFQGIGKTIRFIFLLALISIIPVAVQFVSFATNALDTLKDSLDNELPSFSIEDGTLTSENSGPVTLEKEGMTIILDDTGQMNEGNLDRNENTVAFLKNDFVVISQGHVQSSSYTLFGDSTVTEDGLLDILNSLKDLKWILIPVALSILYVFTSGMTFLKITIFAIIGVTFANVLKRNVPYRQSFRITAYSSTVSTVFFTLIELLQTRIPAAPILDWFVITVILYLVVKEIPQRKIRQ; this is translated from the coding sequence ATGAATGTATTTCAGCAATTGTATAAAAGTATCTATTCCCCAAAAGATATTGCAAAATTCCGTTTCCAGGGAATTGGCAAGACGATCCGTTTCATTTTTTTACTTGCTCTTATATCCATCATTCCTGTGGCCGTACAATTTGTATCGTTCGCAACCAATGCCCTTGATACATTAAAGGATTCTCTCGATAATGAATTGCCATCATTTTCGATCGAGGATGGCACCTTGACTTCTGAGAATTCCGGGCCTGTGACCCTCGAAAAAGAAGGCATGACCATCATCTTGGATGATACCGGTCAAATGAATGAAGGAAACCTTGACAGGAATGAAAACACGGTCGCTTTCCTTAAGAATGACTTTGTGGTCATCAGCCAGGGACATGTCCAATCCTCATCTTATACGTTGTTTGGTGATAGCACTGTCACAGAGGATGGGTTACTCGACATCCTGAATTCCCTCAAGGATCTGAAATGGATATTGATTCCTGTGGCATTAAGCATTCTTTACGTGTTCACCTCCGGAATGACATTCTTGAAAATAACCATTTTCGCCATCATCGGTGTTACCTTTGCTAATGTACTGAAACGAAATGTACCATACCGCCAAAGCTTTCGCATCACCGCCTATTCTTCTACGGTTTCTACCGTATTTTTTACCCTAATTGAATTATTACAAACCAGGATTCCCGCTGCTCCTATATTGGACTGGTTTGTCATCACCGTCATCCTGTATTTAGTAGTAAAAGAAATCCCTCAAAGGAAAATACGTCAATAA
- a CDS encoding phosphate ABC transporter substrate-binding protein gives MKNFKKYGLLLIIATLVAFAAACGNGSSTDENAGDDKEGKETASGSIVVSGSSAMQPLVAAAAEEFMAENPDADIQVNAGGSGTGLSQVSEGSVQIGNSDVFAEEKEGIPADELVDHKVAVVGMTAAVNPNVGIKDISKEDLKKVFTGEIKNWKELGGKDQKITLVNRPDSSGTRATFVKFGLDGETPAEGITEDSSNTVKKIISETEGAIGYLAFSYFTDDSVTPLAVDGVKATDENVQKGEFPIWAYQHSYTKGEAEGLAKTFLDYMMSEDVQTGLLKDQGYIASTKMEVERDAEGKQTKK, from the coding sequence ATGAAGAACTTCAAGAAATACGGTCTGCTTTTAATCATCGCAACGCTAGTAGCATTTGCTGCTGCATGTGGAAACGGAAGCAGCACAGATGAAAATGCTGGAGATGACAAAGAAGGTAAAGAAACAGCTTCAGGTTCAATCGTAGTTTCAGGTTCTTCTGCAATGCAACCACTTGTTGCAGCGGCAGCTGAAGAATTCATGGCAGAAAATCCGGATGCAGACATCCAAGTTAACGCTGGTGGATCTGGTACTGGATTATCACAAGTTTCTGAAGGATCAGTTCAAATCGGTAACTCGGACGTTTTCGCTGAAGAAAAAGAAGGAATCCCAGCGGACGAGTTAGTTGACCATAAAGTAGCGGTTGTAGGTATGACAGCTGCAGTTAATCCTAATGTTGGTATCAAAGACATTTCTAAAGAAGATCTTAAAAAAGTATTCACAGGTGAAATTAAGAACTGGAAAGAGCTTGGTGGTAAAGATCAAAAGATCACTCTTGTAAACCGTCCTGACTCTTCTGGTACTCGTGCAACATTCGTAAAGTTCGGTCTTGATGGAGAAACTCCTGCTGAAGGAATCACGGAAGATTCTTCAAACACTGTAAAGAAAATCATCAGTGAAACTGAAGGAGCAATCGGTTACCTTGCTTTCTCATACTTCACGGATGACAGCGTGACTCCACTTGCAGTTGATGGCGTTAAAGCAACAGATGAAAATGTACAAAAAGGTGAATTCCCAATTTGGGCATATCAACACTCTTACACTAAAGGTGAAGCAGAAGGTTTAGCTAAAACGTTCCTTGACTACATGATGAGTGAAGATGTACAAACTGGTTTACTGAAAGATCAAGGTTACATCGCTTCTACTAAGATGGAAGTTGAACGTGACGCTGAAGGGAAACAAACAAAGAAGTAA
- a CDS encoding DUF456 domain-containing protein, whose product MDIVYWSIIIILMILSFVGLVYPILPSVVFLMGSFLLYGVFFSFEPFSWLFWTIQILFVALLFGADYMANLIGVKKFGGSKAGIWGSTIGLLIGPFVIPVIGILIGPFLGAVIGEWIVHRSNLKTAVKVGIGSVIGFISSVFTKGFIQIVMTVYFFMVV is encoded by the coding sequence GTGGACATCGTTTACTGGAGTATCATTATCATACTCATGATTTTATCCTTTGTCGGGCTTGTGTATCCGATTTTGCCGAGTGTCGTTTTCTTAATGGGCAGCTTTCTTTTGTATGGGGTGTTTTTCAGCTTTGAACCATTCAGCTGGTTGTTCTGGACGATACAGATTCTGTTTGTCGCCCTCTTATTCGGTGCCGATTATATGGCGAACCTGATCGGTGTCAAAAAGTTCGGAGGCTCGAAAGCAGGAATATGGGGAAGCACGATCGGACTGCTCATCGGTCCATTCGTCATCCCTGTCATAGGAATACTCATCGGACCTTTCCTCGGAGCCGTCATAGGAGAATGGATCGTTCATCGATCCAATCTGAAAACAGCAGTTAAAGTGGGAATAGGATCCGTCATAGGCTTCATCTCAAGCGTATTCACAAAAGGGTTCATTCAAATCGTCATGACCGTTTATTTCTTTATGGTCGTGTGA
- a CDS encoding superoxide dismutase has translation MAYELPQLPYAYDALEPHIDKETMNIHHTKHHNAYVTKVNDALQGHDDLLSKSIEDLVSNLDAVPEGARTAVRNNGGGHANHSLFWTVLSPNGGGAPSGELADAISSKFGSFDSFKEEFANAAATRFGSGWAWLVVNNGELEVTSTPNQDSPLMEGKTPVLGLDVWEHAYYLNYQNRRPDYISSFWNVVNWDEVAKRYSAAK, from the coding sequence ATGGCTTACGAATTACCGCAATTACCTTACGCATATGATGCATTAGAACCTCATATCGACAAGGAAACAATGAACATCCACCACACTAAACACCATAACGCATATGTGACGAAAGTAAATGATGCACTTCAAGGACACGACGATTTATTAAGCAAATCCATTGAAGATCTTGTTTCTAACTTAGACGCTGTTCCTGAAGGTGCTCGTACGGCAGTTCGCAATAATGGTGGCGGCCACGCTAACCACTCTCTATTCTGGACGGTATTATCTCCGAATGGTGGAGGCGCTCCATCTGGAGAGTTAGCAGATGCCATCTCTTCCAAATTCGGAAGCTTCGATTCATTCAAAGAAGAATTCGCTAATGCTGCTGCAACACGCTTCGGCTCAGGCTGGGCTTGGCTTGTAGTGAATAACGGTGAATTGGAAGTAACAAGCACACCAAACCAGGACAGTCCTTTAATGGAAGGGAAAACGCCTGTTTTAGGTCTAGATGTTTGGGAGCATGCTTACTACCTGAACTATCAAAACCGTCGTCCTGATTACATCAGTTCATTCTGGAACGTTGTAAACTGGGATGAAGTAGCGAAGCGTTATTCAGCTGCTAAGTAA